Proteins from a single region of Streptomyces sp. Tu 3180:
- a CDS encoding thioredoxin domain-containing protein, giving the protein MPNRLAHETSPYLLQHADNPVDWWPWSDEAFAEARERNVPVLLSVGYSSCHWCHVMAHESFEDEATADYLNGHFVSVKVDREERPDVDAVYMEAVQAATGHGGWPMTVFLTPDAEPFYFGTYFPPEPRHGMPSFLQVLQGVHQAWEERRDEVTDVAGKIVRDLAGREISYGDAKVPGEQELAQALLGLTREYDPQRGGFGGAPKFPPSMVIEFLLRHHARTGAEGALQMAVDTCERMARGGIHDQLGGGFARYSVDRDWVVPHFEKMLYDNALLCRVYAHLWRATGSDLARRVALRTADFMVRELRTPEGGFASALDADSDDGTGRHVEGAYYVWTPAQLREVLGEDDADLAARYFGVTEEGTFEEGASVLQLPQRDEVFDAARIDGVRERLLAARAARPAPGRDDKVVAAWNGLAIAALAETGAYFDRPDLIEAAVAAGDLLVRLHLDDRARIARTSKDGRVGANAGVLEDYADVAEGFLALASVTGEGVWLEFAGLLLDHVLARFTDPASGSLYDTAADAEQLIRRPQDPTDNAVPSGWSAAAGALLSYAAHTGSEPHRTAAERALGVVKALGPRVPRFIGWGLAVAEAALDGPREVAVVGPAPDDPATRALHRTALLGAAPGAVVAVGTPDSDEFPLLAGRPLVRDEPAAYVCRNFTCEAPTTDPDRLHAALGG; this is encoded by the coding sequence ATGCCGAACCGACTGGCGCACGAGACGTCCCCCTACCTCCTTCAGCACGCCGACAACCCGGTCGACTGGTGGCCGTGGTCGGACGAGGCCTTCGCGGAGGCGCGCGAGCGGAACGTGCCCGTGCTGCTCAGCGTCGGGTACTCCAGCTGCCACTGGTGCCACGTCATGGCGCACGAGTCCTTCGAGGACGAGGCGACCGCCGACTACCTGAACGGGCACTTCGTGAGCGTCAAGGTGGACCGCGAGGAGCGCCCCGACGTGGACGCCGTCTACATGGAGGCCGTGCAGGCGGCGACCGGGCACGGCGGGTGGCCCATGACCGTGTTCCTCACGCCGGACGCCGAGCCGTTCTACTTCGGCACGTACTTCCCGCCCGAGCCGCGGCACGGCATGCCGTCCTTCCTCCAGGTGCTCCAGGGGGTCCACCAGGCGTGGGAGGAGCGGCGGGACGAGGTCACCGACGTGGCCGGGAAGATCGTGCGGGACCTGGCCGGGCGGGAGATCTCCTACGGGGACGCGAAGGTGCCGGGCGAGCAGGAGCTCGCGCAGGCGCTGCTCGGGCTGACCAGGGAGTACGACCCGCAGCGCGGCGGATTCGGCGGGGCGCCGAAGTTCCCGCCGTCCATGGTGATCGAGTTCCTGCTGCGGCACCACGCCCGCACCGGCGCCGAGGGCGCGCTGCAGATGGCCGTCGACACCTGCGAGCGCATGGCGCGCGGCGGGATCCACGACCAGCTCGGCGGCGGCTTCGCGCGGTACTCGGTGGACCGCGACTGGGTCGTGCCGCACTTCGAGAAGATGCTCTACGACAACGCGCTGCTGTGCCGCGTCTACGCCCACCTGTGGCGGGCCACCGGCTCCGACCTCGCACGCCGGGTGGCGCTGCGGACCGCCGACTTCATGGTCCGCGAACTGCGCACGCCCGAGGGCGGTTTCGCCTCCGCGCTGGACGCGGACAGCGACGACGGCACCGGCAGGCACGTCGAGGGCGCGTACTACGTGTGGACGCCCGCGCAGCTGCGGGAGGTGCTGGGCGAGGACGACGCCGACCTCGCCGCGCGGTACTTCGGGGTGACCGAGGAGGGCACCTTCGAGGAGGGCGCGTCGGTGCTGCAACTGCCGCAGCGCGACGAGGTGTTCGACGCGGCGCGGATCGACGGCGTCCGGGAGCGGCTGCTCGCGGCGCGCGCCGCCCGGCCCGCGCCCGGCCGGGACGACAAGGTCGTCGCCGCCTGGAACGGGCTCGCGATCGCCGCGCTCGCCGAGACCGGGGCCTACTTCGACCGGCCGGACCTGATCGAGGCCGCCGTCGCCGCCGGTGACCTGCTGGTGCGGCTGCACCTCGACGACCGCGCCCGGATCGCCCGCACCAGCAAGGACGGCCGCGTCGGCGCCAACGCCGGTGTGCTGGAGGACTACGCCGACGTCGCCGAGGGCTTCCTGGCGCTGGCGTCGGTGACCGGTGAGGGGGTGTGGCTGGAGTTCGCCGGGCTGCTGCTCGACCACGTGCTCGCCCGTTTCACCGACCCCGCCTCGGGCTCCCTGTACGACACCGCGGCCGACGCGGAGCAGCTCATCAGGCGTCCGCAGGACCCGACCGACAACGCCGTCCCGTCCGGCTGGAGCGCCGCCGCGGGCGCCCTGCTGAGCTACGCCGCCCACACCGGTTCCGAGCCCCACCGCACCGCCGCCGAGCGGGCGTTGGGCGTGGTGAAGGCGCTCGGGCCGCGGGTGCCGCGGTTCATCGGGTGGGGGCTCGCGGTCGCCGAGGCGGCGCTGGACGGGCCGCGGGAGGTCGCGGTGGTCGGTCCCGCTCCGGACGATCCGGCGACGAGGGCCCTGCACCGTACGGCGCTCCTGGGCGCGGCGCCGGGAGCGGTGGTCGCCGTCGGGACTCCGGACAGCGACGAGTTCCCGTTGCTCGCCGGGCGGCCGCTGGTCCGGGACGAACCGGCCGCGTACGTCTGCCGCAACTTCACGTGCGAGGCGCCGACGACCGATCCCGACCGGCTGCACGCGGCACTGGGCGGCTGA
- a CDS encoding TetR family transcriptional regulator, with amino-acid sequence MTTARTPVPEAARHLGLRERKKIKTRMAIREATYSLIKEQGYEATTVEQIADRAEVSQSTVFRYFPAKEDIVLTDEYDPLLEKLLRRRPADEPVLESLRWAVHEAMAMALTDNPAHERDEMILRARLMVEVPQVRSRLVESMSVTGRLVCRIVAERTGRHENDLEVRVYAMGLMGALMETLIYWVEGDCRDDLPELIDRTLATFEDLPRR; translated from the coding sequence ATGACCACGGCACGAACCCCCGTTCCCGAGGCGGCCCGCCACCTGGGTCTTCGTGAACGGAAGAAGATCAAGACCCGCATGGCGATCAGGGAGGCCACCTACTCCCTGATCAAGGAGCAGGGGTACGAGGCCACCACCGTCGAGCAGATCGCGGACCGCGCCGAGGTCTCGCAGAGCACCGTCTTCCGCTACTTCCCCGCCAAGGAGGACATCGTCCTGACGGACGAGTACGACCCCCTCCTGGAGAAGCTGCTGCGGCGGCGCCCGGCCGACGAACCGGTGCTGGAGTCGCTGCGCTGGGCGGTCCACGAGGCGATGGCGATGGCGCTCACCGACAACCCGGCCCACGAGCGGGACGAGATGATCCTGCGGGCCCGGCTGATGGTCGAGGTCCCCCAGGTGCGCTCGCGGCTGGTGGAGAGCATGTCCGTCACGGGCCGCCTCGTGTGCCGGATCGTCGCCGAGCGCACCGGTCGCCACGAGAACGACCTCGAGGTGCGGGTCTACGCCATGGGACTGATGGGCGCCCTGATGGAGACGCTGATCTACTGGGTCGAGGGCGACTGCCGCGACGACCTGCCGGAGCTGATCGACCGCACCCTGGCCACCTTCGAGGACCTGCCCCGCCGCTGA
- a CDS encoding Mut7-C RNAse domain-containing protein has translation MNGPEIHVEFAPELLLFVPQARPTGTTKTATDGVSSLGHVVESLGVPLTEVGALLVDGREVLAGHVPAAGESVTVRAVAHPQRVPGSPLRFLLDVHLGTLARRLRLLGVDTAYEATDIGDPALAARSAAEKRVMLSRDRGLLRRRELWAGAFVYSTRPDEQLQYVLDRFRPELRPWTRCTACNGLLREATKEQVADQLKGGTHRTYDVFAQCGECGRAYWRGAHHEQLEAIVERALSRNAQDG, from the coding sequence GTGAACGGTCCCGAGATCCACGTCGAGTTCGCCCCCGAGCTGCTCCTCTTCGTCCCCCAGGCACGGCCCACGGGCACCACGAAGACCGCCACCGACGGCGTCTCCAGCCTCGGCCACGTCGTCGAGTCCCTCGGTGTCCCGCTGACCGAGGTCGGCGCGCTGCTCGTGGACGGCCGCGAGGTGCTCGCCGGCCACGTCCCGGCCGCCGGCGAGTCGGTGACCGTGCGCGCCGTCGCCCACCCGCAACGGGTGCCGGGATCGCCGCTGCGGTTCCTGCTCGACGTGCACCTGGGCACCCTCGCCCGCCGGCTGCGGCTGCTGGGCGTGGACACCGCGTACGAGGCGACGGACATCGGCGACCCGGCGCTGGCCGCCCGGTCGGCGGCCGAGAAGCGGGTCATGCTCAGCCGCGACCGCGGACTGCTGCGCCGCCGCGAGCTGTGGGCGGGCGCGTTCGTCTACAGCACCCGGCCCGACGAGCAACTCCAGTACGTACTGGACCGGTTCCGTCCCGAGCTGCGGCCCTGGACGCGCTGCACCGCCTGCAACGGCCTGCTGCGCGAGGCCACCAAGGAGCAGGTCGCCGACCAGCTGAAGGGCGGCACCCACCGCACGTACGACGTGTTCGCGCAGTGCGGCGAGTGCGGGCGCGCCTACTGGAGGGGCGCGCACCACGAGCAGTTGGAGGCGATCGTGGAGCGCGCGCTGAGCCGGAACGCCCAGGACGGCTGA
- a CDS encoding caspase family protein, whose product MTSGTGRSRAVLFGVHDFSELTRLDGVRHNVPALRELLTSADIGGLAEEDCTVVPHDGTQQQLLDALHDAAQEATDLLLVYYAGHGHFGGRDRSFLLATRDSSGRRPYHSVKYNDIRDLVSGSAARRKVVVIDCCFSGRALSMADEQTPTQLDMEITGACVLTSAAETERSLCLPDGSVFTLELTRLLREGLSGELTGGRRGEHMPDLTMTDVFNTLHLRLHGRTVDGLRVPQPRMSTRDLGHQIVLARNRAYTGEPDGTPGHGTVEPSEEHEWVAAARDHPLWNYVADERGLPLLRDTATALVGRAAAATAPDDGGLAGDPWHSPSFTDRLAEWTDSLLLDSSLRPEELELSAAEVFLLVTHPYLHAAFWQHNASQYHGIEPTNLADAQSTSPARRGYELFLQNQPRLVRRALRCKDTDASDAIGWWLFRRWLVRQARLYEPTAVETLLDRLAVPLGKRSPREKRLIEDVLDPSLIARLLRAPQFPGQPEKIVTRPRSVGVAETAQRVRAQQLAELLRFAHLFAIDPIALPDVVADHIGIGYAVGLPDLHRTLTGFRWEPNGRTRILSATCHHLAVDLGLRQHAAALDTLLARIDISTGDEERPTLLRNLPSHVTADQVTPATEEHGRAAYESTELRFRLADDRIQEMLMGEELYGDPALAIRELYQNALDACRYRQARTAYLRATGFRQAPYQGKITFTQGVDEKGPYLECRDNGIGMGEVELRDVFSHAGMRFADLPEYIEEKARWREHGITMHPNSQFGVGVLSYFMLADDITVTTCRLTPDGLPGEHLSVEIAGPGSLFRIQRLERCPDAYTSVRLRLRSPDVASCVDVLRRILWLSDFDVTASDDRGQKQVWEARTLCDAAPLGALDPHDPSSVREEGAVTVAGSVPVVWWCNTGGAVLADGLWAGKHLFGAVVNLSGEHTPRLTVDRRRTIDPDSAETERLLRREIPSLLAAKDAVFRHDWLARVIEENPGLADDIFAEAVRVRFAPWRIAGREVDITECGYFAEDASTETSEDGFPRGFSTSGNLASVDRFRGEALTRAGFFPGFVATGSTSSDLPVPSDIHILIPRWHSSRAFLDWGGSVFTHQSAVSIGLISQAVDRTGRSAEEVATRLRELGFSTPPAPLPRLSHDDLRIISRDLDGEAPWIDPARTVSIAHIAQAALTTGCDAEEVTARLRELGHRVPATPLPHLDPDDFLMISQHLNGDPPWLDPGAVVHPAHVFRAADRTGSTPAHVTARLTQLGHRVSATSLPHLGPDDFLIISLYLNGDPPWLDPGAVVHLAFITQAASATERTTDDITTRLAQLGYRIPDSHVSPPEPDDLLFISRDLDAQPPWLDYDEPVQPAHIQRVSHVTRRSPHTIATRLTELGYRLPDSVTLGTEAHAAEPSTASRTKPIPDKNFHDG is encoded by the coding sequence GTGACCTCCGGTACCGGGCGGTCACGGGCGGTCCTGTTCGGCGTCCACGACTTCAGCGAGCTGACCCGACTCGACGGCGTCCGGCACAACGTGCCGGCCCTGCGCGAGCTGCTCACCAGCGCGGACATCGGCGGCCTGGCGGAGGAGGACTGCACCGTCGTACCGCACGACGGGACACAGCAGCAGCTGCTGGACGCCCTGCACGACGCCGCGCAGGAGGCCACCGACCTGCTGCTGGTCTACTACGCGGGGCACGGGCACTTCGGCGGCCGGGACCGCTCGTTCCTCCTCGCCACACGTGACTCCAGCGGGCGGCGCCCCTATCACTCGGTGAAGTACAACGACATCCGGGATCTCGTCTCGGGATCGGCCGCCCGGCGGAAAGTGGTCGTCATCGACTGCTGCTTCAGCGGCCGGGCACTGTCCATGGCGGACGAGCAGACCCCGACGCAGCTGGACATGGAGATCACCGGTGCCTGCGTCCTCACCTCGGCCGCGGAGACGGAACGCTCCCTGTGCCTGCCGGACGGCAGTGTCTTCACCCTGGAACTGACCAGGCTGCTGCGGGAGGGGCTCAGCGGCGAGCTGACCGGCGGGCGCCGGGGCGAGCACATGCCCGACCTCACCATGACCGACGTCTTCAACACGCTGCACCTCAGACTGCACGGCAGGACAGTCGACGGCCTGCGTGTTCCGCAGCCCAGGATGAGCACTCGCGACCTCGGTCACCAGATCGTGCTCGCCCGGAACCGCGCGTACACGGGAGAGCCGGACGGCACCCCCGGGCACGGGACGGTGGAGCCGTCCGAGGAGCACGAGTGGGTGGCAGCGGCGCGCGATCACCCCTTGTGGAACTACGTGGCCGACGAACGCGGACTGCCCCTCCTGCGCGACACCGCGACCGCGCTCGTCGGCCGGGCCGCCGCCGCGACGGCGCCAGACGACGGGGGACTCGCCGGTGATCCCTGGCACTCGCCGTCCTTCACCGACCGACTGGCGGAGTGGACCGACAGCCTGCTGCTCGACAGCAGCCTGCGCCCGGAGGAACTGGAGCTCTCCGCCGCCGAGGTCTTCCTGCTCGTCACGCATCCCTACCTGCACGCCGCGTTCTGGCAGCACAACGCGAGCCAGTACCACGGGATCGAACCCACGAACCTGGCCGACGCGCAGAGCACGTCCCCGGCGCGGCGGGGCTACGAGTTGTTCCTCCAGAACCAGCCCCGACTGGTGCGCCGGGCCCTGCGGTGCAAGGACACCGACGCATCCGACGCGATCGGCTGGTGGCTCTTCCGCCGCTGGCTCGTCCGGCAGGCGAGACTCTACGAGCCCACCGCGGTCGAGACCCTGCTGGACCGGCTCGCGGTGCCCCTGGGCAAGCGCTCTCCGAGGGAGAAGCGGCTCATCGAGGACGTGCTGGATCCCTCACTGATCGCCCGGCTCCTGCGTGCCCCACAGTTCCCCGGACAGCCTGAGAAAATCGTCACCAGGCCCCGATCGGTGGGGGTGGCGGAGACAGCGCAGCGGGTCCGGGCGCAGCAGCTCGCGGAGCTGCTGCGCTTCGCCCACCTCTTCGCCATCGACCCGATCGCCCTGCCCGACGTGGTGGCGGACCACATCGGCATCGGCTACGCCGTGGGCCTCCCGGATCTGCACCGCACGCTGACCGGCTTCCGGTGGGAACCGAACGGCAGGACCCGGATCCTGAGCGCCACCTGCCACCACCTCGCCGTCGACCTGGGGCTGCGCCAGCACGCCGCCGCCCTGGACACGCTCCTGGCCCGGATCGACATCAGCACCGGCGACGAGGAGCGGCCGACGCTGCTGCGCAATCTGCCGTCGCACGTCACCGCCGACCAGGTGACGCCCGCGACCGAGGAGCACGGGCGCGCGGCCTACGAGTCGACCGAGCTGCGTTTCCGGCTGGCCGACGACCGCATCCAGGAAATGCTGATGGGTGAGGAGCTCTACGGGGATCCCGCTCTCGCCATCCGGGAGCTGTACCAGAACGCCCTGGACGCGTGCCGTTACCGACAGGCGCGTACGGCGTACCTGCGCGCCACCGGCTTCCGACAGGCCCCGTACCAGGGGAAGATCACCTTCACTCAGGGCGTCGACGAGAAGGGCCCGTATCTGGAATGCCGGGACAACGGGATCGGCATGGGGGAAGTCGAGCTGCGGGACGTGTTCTCGCACGCCGGAATGCGCTTCGCCGACCTGCCGGAGTACATCGAGGAGAAGGCGAGGTGGCGGGAACACGGCATCACCATGCACCCGAACAGCCAGTTCGGTGTGGGCGTGCTCAGCTATTTCATGCTGGCCGACGACATCACCGTCACCACCTGCCGCCTCACGCCCGACGGGCTGCCGGGCGAGCATCTCAGCGTGGAGATCGCCGGCCCCGGCTCACTGTTCCGCATCCAGCGGCTGGAACGCTGCCCCGACGCCTACACCAGTGTCCGCCTCAGGCTTCGCTCGCCCGACGTCGCGTCGTGCGTCGACGTACTGCGCCGCATCCTGTGGCTGTCCGACTTCGACGTCACGGCGAGCGACGACCGTGGACAGAAGCAGGTCTGGGAAGCGAGGACCCTCTGCGACGCGGCCCCGCTGGGTGCACTCGACCCCCACGACCCGAGCTCCGTTCGCGAGGAGGGAGCGGTCACGGTGGCCGGCTCCGTACCGGTGGTGTGGTGGTGCAACACGGGCGGCGCCGTACTGGCCGACGGCTTGTGGGCGGGCAAACACCTTTTCGGAGCCGTGGTCAACCTGTCCGGCGAACACACACCGCGCCTGACGGTGGACCGGCGGCGGACCATCGACCCGGACAGCGCGGAGACCGAACGGCTGCTGCGCCGGGAGATCCCCAGCCTGCTCGCCGCGAAGGACGCGGTGTTCCGACATGACTGGCTGGCGCGGGTCATCGAGGAGAACCCGGGGCTGGCCGACGACATCTTCGCCGAGGCGGTGCGTGTCCGCTTCGCGCCGTGGAGGATCGCAGGCCGCGAGGTGGACATCACCGAATGCGGTTACTTCGCCGAGGACGCCTCTACGGAGACGTCGGAAGATGGTTTTCCCAGAGGTTTTTCCACCAGTGGAAATTTGGCGTCCGTCGACAGATTCAGAGGGGAGGCGCTGACGAGGGCGGGATTTTTCCCGGGGTTCGTCGCCACCGGATCCACTTCATCGGACCTTCCGGTACCGTCCGACATCCACATCCTGATTCCGAGATGGCACAGTTCCCGCGCCTTCCTGGACTGGGGCGGGTCCGTTTTCACCCACCAGTCCGCGGTGAGCATCGGCCTGATATCACAGGCGGTGGACAGGACAGGACGAAGCGCCGAGGAAGTCGCCACCCGGCTCAGAGAACTCGGCTTCAGCACCCCTCCCGCGCCCCTGCCACGACTCAGCCACGACGACCTGCGCATCATCAGTCGCGACCTGGACGGAGAGGCGCCCTGGATCGACCCCGCCAGAACCGTGAGCATCGCCCACATCGCACAGGCCGCTCTCACGACCGGGTGCGACGCCGAGGAGGTCACTGCCCGGCTGAGAGAGCTCGGCCACCGCGTCCCCGCCACACCCCTGCCGCACCTCGACCCCGACGACTTCCTCATGATCAGCCAGCACCTGAACGGGGACCCACCCTGGCTCGATCCCGGTGCGGTGGTCCACCCCGCTCACGTCTTCCGCGCCGCCGACCGGACAGGGAGCACCCCCGCCCATGTCACCGCCCGCCTGACGCAGCTCGGCCACCGCGTCTCCGCGACGTCCCTGCCGCACCTCGGCCCCGACGACTTCCTCATCATCAGCCTGTACCTGAACGGGGACCCACCCTGGCTCGATCCCGGTGCGGTGGTCCATCTCGCCTTCATCACCCAAGCCGCTTCCGCAACGGAACGCACCACCGACGACATCACCACCCGCCTGGCACAACTCGGCTACCGCATCCCGGACAGCCATGTATCACCCCCGGAACCGGACGATCTTCTCTTCATCAGCCGTGACCTGGATGCGCAGCCACCTTGGCTCGACTATGACGAACCGGTCCAGCCGGCCCACATCCAGCGCGTCTCCCATGTCACGAGGCGCTCCCCGCACACCATCGCCACGCGTTTGACGGAGCTCGGCTACAGGTTGCCCGACTCCGTCACCCTGGGCACCGAAGCACACGCAGCGGAGCCGTCGACCGCCTCACGCACCAAACCCATCCCGGACAAAAATTTTCACGACGGGTGA
- a CDS encoding hemolysin III family protein → MTELVPDAPTDPSAEGRGPVATSLPHPVKPKLRGWLHLGMFPAALVAGLVLTAFADSPRGRLACGIYALTACLLFGVSALYHRGDWSPRMDGVLRRLDHANIFLIIAGTYTPLTILLLPDSKGRWLLWGIWAAAAAGIVFRVFWVGAPRWLYTPCYIAMGWAAVFFLPDFLRAGGIAVLVLVVVGGLLYSVGGVVYGIKKPNPSPRWFGFHEVFHSLTLAAFIAHYIGISLVAYQHA, encoded by the coding sequence ATGACTGAGCTTGTCCCCGACGCGCCCACGGACCCGTCGGCCGAAGGCCGCGGCCCGGTGGCGACCTCCCTGCCGCATCCGGTCAAGCCCAAGCTCCGCGGCTGGCTGCACCTGGGCATGTTCCCCGCCGCCCTGGTGGCCGGACTGGTCCTGACCGCCTTCGCCGACTCACCCCGGGGCCGTCTCGCCTGCGGGATCTACGCCCTGACCGCCTGCCTGCTGTTCGGCGTGAGCGCGCTGTACCACCGGGGCGACTGGAGCCCCCGCATGGACGGCGTGCTGCGCCGGCTCGACCACGCCAACATCTTCCTGATCATCGCGGGCACCTACACCCCGCTGACCATCCTGCTGCTGCCGGACTCCAAGGGGCGGTGGCTGCTGTGGGGCATCTGGGCGGCCGCCGCCGCGGGGATCGTCTTCCGGGTCTTCTGGGTCGGCGCCCCGCGCTGGCTCTACACGCCCTGCTACATCGCCATGGGCTGGGCCGCCGTCTTCTTCCTCCCGGACTTCCTGCGCGCCGGCGGCATCGCCGTGCTCGTCCTGGTGGTCGTCGGCGGCCTGCTCTACAGCGTGGGCGGGGTCGTCTACGGCATCAAGAAGCCCAACCCGTCACCGCGCTGGTTCGGCTTCCACGAGGTCTTCCACTCCCTCACCCTGGCCGCCTTCATCGCGCACTACATCGGCATCTCCCTGGTGGCCTACCAGCACGCGTAG